In Xiphias gladius isolate SHS-SW01 ecotype Sanya breed wild chromosome 6, ASM1685928v1, whole genome shotgun sequence, a single genomic region encodes these proteins:
- the si:dkeyp-117h8.4 gene encoding uncharacterized protein si:dkeyp-117h8.4 isoform X2 — MDVYLKKQLHENSFSYKRSLDRIIDKYSKLYYQDGGVEVDLDQAKPQTVERYMKLAKVELNKLESKSLTELREDSLRAQDITRHSQLDSTHQDGGADETCVSSGQFSADGDGMARSDTTQLTVSSLDESQRNSSETELQPEDQDEELEMTLRSRGSSFVELYPSMISRIERAWHRQNVSEAADSVLRRYRRWRQQSNRSSLNNTFIVSLRHPNSNPRKVTMKTLLEENSNSPGKRQFMRLEPAPRSPLQIATNLQALQAQQLSPERERGSLRREQHRPILAMDLSGLSEISEPKEISLNETFTVSELSRLGEQPCPYPTSPSQPYYPTTKASLDLSLRSKRLSLSAHSEQATGRSTYESEIAAVKERPDTYSSPVRPSPLKARMMTSLDRSPHSFSRSPKEYSAESFSREPMRPRSKSTSLSSPPQKPPVPLRVLYPQESHLSPQPQLRSPQPAKAEGRLRLRRHLSFDSSLPSIRVSYSPKKLDEDFIKLYHKFVCQNQSFFNGPPCRLCARSSEASRGHSSSALAALALSPHRSVLRKRHRELGWGGHPQSKRSRDECCKSSPGSKRHGNEMLRRCLAPSELSHDGLSYSSSRHATFNKFSTQLRSADAHQEAWMRRGQPVSAAEFSGLGVSLERSIANGYPPSVQKMVVSTDHL, encoded by the exons ATGGACGTGTATTTAAAGAAGCAATTGCACGAAAACAGCTTTAGCTACAAAAGATCGCTGGATCGAATCATAGACAAG TATTCGAAGCTCTACTACCAAGACGGGGGGGTAGAGGTGGACCTCGACCAGGCAAAACCCCAAA CAGTTGAACGCTACATGAAGCTGGCGAAGGTAGAGCTGAACAAGCTGGAATCAAAG AGCCTGACAGAGTTGAGAGAGGACTCATTAAGAG CACAGGACATTACAAGACACTCGCAG TTGGACTCTACGCATCAAGACGGTGGAGCTGATGAGACTTGTGTATCCAGCGGGCAGTTTTCTGCAGATGGCGAtg GAATGGCTAGAAGTGACACGACTCAGCTGACTGTGAGCTCTTTGGATGAGAGTCAGAGAAACTCTTCTGAAACCGAGCTCCAGCCTGAGGACCAAGACGAGGAACTGGAAATGACTCTTAGAAGTCGTGGCAGCTCTTTTGTGGAGCTCTACCCCAGCATGATCAGTCGAATAGAGAGGGCCTGGCATCGGCAGAATGTCTCTGAGGCCGCTGACTCGGTGCTGCGGAGGTACCGCAGGTGGCGACAGCAGTCAAACAGGAGCAGCCTCAACAACACCTTTATTGTCTCACTGAGGCACCCCAACAGCAACCCAAGAAAGGTGACCATGAAGACGCTGCTCGAGGAGAACTCCAACAGCCCAGGGAAAAGGCAGTTCATGAGGCTTGAGCCTGCCCCTCGCTCTCCTTTGCAGATAGCGACCAATCTGCAGGCTTTGCAAGCACAGCAGCTGTCtcctgagagggagaggggctCGCTGAGAAGAGAACAGCACCGGCCTATCCTGGCAATGGACCTATCTGGTCTCTCTGAGATCTCTGAACCAAAAGAGATCTCATTGAATGAGACCTTCACTGTGTCTGAACTGTCCCGCCTGGGTGAACAGCCCTGCCCTTACCCCACCAGTCCTTCACAACCTTACTATCCCACTACAAAAGCGTCCTTGGACCTGTCTCTTAGGTCTAAAAGGCTTTCGCTCTCTGCACACTCAGAGCAGGCCACTGGGCGCTCCACGTATGAATCAGAAATCGCTGCTGTTAAAGAGAGACCTGATACCTACAGCTCCCCAGTCAGGCCGAGTCCCTTAAAAGCAAGGATGATGACCAGCCTCGATAGATCACCTCACTCCTTTTCCAGAAGCCCCAAAGAATATTCTGCGGAAAGCTTTTCCAGAGAGCCTATGAGGCCCAGATCAAAGTCCACTTCTCTGTCCTCCCCGCCACAAAAGCCTCCTGTGCCACTGAGGGTCCTTTACCCTCAAGAGTCCCATCTCTCCCCCCAGCCACAGCTGCGTTCACCTCAGCCAGCCAAGGCAGAAGGTCGTCTCAGGCTCCGGCGGCATCTTTCCTTCGACTCCTCCCTGCCATCGATCCGTGTCTCCTACTCGCCAAAGAAGCTTGATGAGGATTTTATAAAACTCTACCATAAGTTTGTCTGCCAGAACCAATCTTTCTTTAATGGCCCTCCCTGCCGTCTCTGTGCTAGAAGCTCTGAGGCCAGCAGAGGCCACTCTTCCTCAGCTTTGGCAGCTCTCGCCTTGTCGCCTCACCGCTCCGTCCTGAGGAAACGCCACAGGGAGTTAGGCTGGGGCGGCCATCCCCAGTCCAAACGCTCACGGGACGAGTGCTGCAAATCCTCCCCCGGGTCCAAACGCCATGGGAATGAGATGCTGAGGCGCTGTCTCGCTCCATCTGAGCTGTCTCATGATGGCCTCTCCTATAGCTCCAGCAGACACGCCACGTTTAACAAATTCAGCACGCAGCTGCGCTCGGCAGATGCACATCAGGAGGCCTGGATGAGACGGGGCCAGCCTGTATCTGCAGCTGAGTTTTCTGGCCTGG gAGTTTCACTCGAGCGCAGTATAGCAAACGGCTACCCCCCcag TGTGCAGAAAATGGTGGTGAGCACGGATCACCTGTAA
- the si:dkeyp-117h8.4 gene encoding uncharacterized protein si:dkeyp-117h8.4 isoform X3, translated as MDVYLKKQLHENSFSYKRSLDRIIDKYSKLYYQDGGVEVDLDQAKPQIERYMKLAKVELNKLESKSLTELREDSLRAQDITRHSQLDSTHQDGGADETCVSSGQFSADGDGMARSDTTQLTVSSLDESQRNSSETELQPEDQDEELEMTLRSRGSSFVELYPSMISRIERAWHRQNVSEAADSVLRRYRRWRQQSNRSSLNNTFIVSLRHPNSNPRKVTMKTLLEENSNSPGKRQFMRLEPAPRSPLQIATNLQALQAQQLSPERERGSLRREQHRPILAMDLSGLSEISEPKEISLNETFTVSELSRLGEQPCPYPTSPSQPYYPTTKASLDLSLRSKRLSLSAHSEQATGRSTYESEIAAVKERPDTYSSPVRPSPLKARMMTSLDRSPHSFSRSPKEYSAESFSREPMRPRSKSTSLSSPPQKPPVPLRVLYPQESHLSPQPQLRSPQPAKAEGRLRLRRHLSFDSSLPSIRVSYSPKKLDEDFIKLYHKFVCQNQSFFNGPPCRLCARSSEASRGHSSSALAALALSPHRSVLRKRHRELGWGGHPQSKRSRDECCKSSPGSKRHGNEMLRRCLAPSELSHDGLSYSSSRHATFNKFSTQLRSADAHQEAWMRRGQPVSAAEFSGLGVSLERSIANGYPPSVQKMVVSTDHL; from the exons ATGGACGTGTATTTAAAGAAGCAATTGCACGAAAACAGCTTTAGCTACAAAAGATCGCTGGATCGAATCATAGACAAG TATTCGAAGCTCTACTACCAAGACGGGGGGGTAGAGGTGGACCTCGACCAGGCAAAACCCCAAA TTGAACGCTACATGAAGCTGGCGAAGGTAGAGCTGAACAAGCTGGAATCAAAG AGCCTGACAGAGTTGAGAGAGGACTCATTAAGAG CACAGGACATTACAAGACACTCGCAG TTGGACTCTACGCATCAAGACGGTGGAGCTGATGAGACTTGTGTATCCAGCGGGCAGTTTTCTGCAGATGGCGAtg GAATGGCTAGAAGTGACACGACTCAGCTGACTGTGAGCTCTTTGGATGAGAGTCAGAGAAACTCTTCTGAAACCGAGCTCCAGCCTGAGGACCAAGACGAGGAACTGGAAATGACTCTTAGAAGTCGTGGCAGCTCTTTTGTGGAGCTCTACCCCAGCATGATCAGTCGAATAGAGAGGGCCTGGCATCGGCAGAATGTCTCTGAGGCCGCTGACTCGGTGCTGCGGAGGTACCGCAGGTGGCGACAGCAGTCAAACAGGAGCAGCCTCAACAACACCTTTATTGTCTCACTGAGGCACCCCAACAGCAACCCAAGAAAGGTGACCATGAAGACGCTGCTCGAGGAGAACTCCAACAGCCCAGGGAAAAGGCAGTTCATGAGGCTTGAGCCTGCCCCTCGCTCTCCTTTGCAGATAGCGACCAATCTGCAGGCTTTGCAAGCACAGCAGCTGTCtcctgagagggagaggggctCGCTGAGAAGAGAACAGCACCGGCCTATCCTGGCAATGGACCTATCTGGTCTCTCTGAGATCTCTGAACCAAAAGAGATCTCATTGAATGAGACCTTCACTGTGTCTGAACTGTCCCGCCTGGGTGAACAGCCCTGCCCTTACCCCACCAGTCCTTCACAACCTTACTATCCCACTACAAAAGCGTCCTTGGACCTGTCTCTTAGGTCTAAAAGGCTTTCGCTCTCTGCACACTCAGAGCAGGCCACTGGGCGCTCCACGTATGAATCAGAAATCGCTGCTGTTAAAGAGAGACCTGATACCTACAGCTCCCCAGTCAGGCCGAGTCCCTTAAAAGCAAGGATGATGACCAGCCTCGATAGATCACCTCACTCCTTTTCCAGAAGCCCCAAAGAATATTCTGCGGAAAGCTTTTCCAGAGAGCCTATGAGGCCCAGATCAAAGTCCACTTCTCTGTCCTCCCCGCCACAAAAGCCTCCTGTGCCACTGAGGGTCCTTTACCCTCAAGAGTCCCATCTCTCCCCCCAGCCACAGCTGCGTTCACCTCAGCCAGCCAAGGCAGAAGGTCGTCTCAGGCTCCGGCGGCATCTTTCCTTCGACTCCTCCCTGCCATCGATCCGTGTCTCCTACTCGCCAAAGAAGCTTGATGAGGATTTTATAAAACTCTACCATAAGTTTGTCTGCCAGAACCAATCTTTCTTTAATGGCCCTCCCTGCCGTCTCTGTGCTAGAAGCTCTGAGGCCAGCAGAGGCCACTCTTCCTCAGCTTTGGCAGCTCTCGCCTTGTCGCCTCACCGCTCCGTCCTGAGGAAACGCCACAGGGAGTTAGGCTGGGGCGGCCATCCCCAGTCCAAACGCTCACGGGACGAGTGCTGCAAATCCTCCCCCGGGTCCAAACGCCATGGGAATGAGATGCTGAGGCGCTGTCTCGCTCCATCTGAGCTGTCTCATGATGGCCTCTCCTATAGCTCCAGCAGACACGCCACGTTTAACAAATTCAGCACGCAGCTGCGCTCGGCAGATGCACATCAGGAGGCCTGGATGAGACGGGGCCAGCCTGTATCTGCAGCTGAGTTTTCTGGCCTGG gAGTTTCACTCGAGCGCAGTATAGCAAACGGCTACCCCCCcag TGTGCAGAAAATGGTGGTGAGCACGGATCACCTGTAA
- the si:dkeyp-117h8.4 gene encoding uncharacterized protein si:dkeyp-117h8.4 isoform X1: protein MDVYLKKQLHENSFSYKRSLDRIIDKYSKLYYQDGGVEVDLDQAKPQMVVTLPGLIVYLLCLDCSHGEAVERYMKLAKVELNKLESKSLTELREDSLRAQDITRHSQLDSTHQDGGADETCVSSGQFSADGDGMARSDTTQLTVSSLDESQRNSSETELQPEDQDEELEMTLRSRGSSFVELYPSMISRIERAWHRQNVSEAADSVLRRYRRWRQQSNRSSLNNTFIVSLRHPNSNPRKVTMKTLLEENSNSPGKRQFMRLEPAPRSPLQIATNLQALQAQQLSPERERGSLRREQHRPILAMDLSGLSEISEPKEISLNETFTVSELSRLGEQPCPYPTSPSQPYYPTTKASLDLSLRSKRLSLSAHSEQATGRSTYESEIAAVKERPDTYSSPVRPSPLKARMMTSLDRSPHSFSRSPKEYSAESFSREPMRPRSKSTSLSSPPQKPPVPLRVLYPQESHLSPQPQLRSPQPAKAEGRLRLRRHLSFDSSLPSIRVSYSPKKLDEDFIKLYHKFVCQNQSFFNGPPCRLCARSSEASRGHSSSALAALALSPHRSVLRKRHRELGWGGHPQSKRSRDECCKSSPGSKRHGNEMLRRCLAPSELSHDGLSYSSSRHATFNKFSTQLRSADAHQEAWMRRGQPVSAAEFSGLGVSLERSIANGYPPSVQKMVVSTDHL, encoded by the exons ATGGACGTGTATTTAAAGAAGCAATTGCACGAAAACAGCTTTAGCTACAAAAGATCGCTGGATCGAATCATAGACAAG TATTCGAAGCTCTACTACCAAGACGGGGGGGTAGAGGTGGACCTCGACCAGGCAAAACCCCAAA TGGTGGTCACGTTGCCTGGTCTCATTGTGTATCTTCTCTGTCTTGACTGCTCGCACGGTGAAGCAGTTGAACGCTACATGAAGCTGGCGAAGGTAGAGCTGAACAAGCTGGAATCAAAG AGCCTGACAGAGTTGAGAGAGGACTCATTAAGAG CACAGGACATTACAAGACACTCGCAG TTGGACTCTACGCATCAAGACGGTGGAGCTGATGAGACTTGTGTATCCAGCGGGCAGTTTTCTGCAGATGGCGAtg GAATGGCTAGAAGTGACACGACTCAGCTGACTGTGAGCTCTTTGGATGAGAGTCAGAGAAACTCTTCTGAAACCGAGCTCCAGCCTGAGGACCAAGACGAGGAACTGGAAATGACTCTTAGAAGTCGTGGCAGCTCTTTTGTGGAGCTCTACCCCAGCATGATCAGTCGAATAGAGAGGGCCTGGCATCGGCAGAATGTCTCTGAGGCCGCTGACTCGGTGCTGCGGAGGTACCGCAGGTGGCGACAGCAGTCAAACAGGAGCAGCCTCAACAACACCTTTATTGTCTCACTGAGGCACCCCAACAGCAACCCAAGAAAGGTGACCATGAAGACGCTGCTCGAGGAGAACTCCAACAGCCCAGGGAAAAGGCAGTTCATGAGGCTTGAGCCTGCCCCTCGCTCTCCTTTGCAGATAGCGACCAATCTGCAGGCTTTGCAAGCACAGCAGCTGTCtcctgagagggagaggggctCGCTGAGAAGAGAACAGCACCGGCCTATCCTGGCAATGGACCTATCTGGTCTCTCTGAGATCTCTGAACCAAAAGAGATCTCATTGAATGAGACCTTCACTGTGTCTGAACTGTCCCGCCTGGGTGAACAGCCCTGCCCTTACCCCACCAGTCCTTCACAACCTTACTATCCCACTACAAAAGCGTCCTTGGACCTGTCTCTTAGGTCTAAAAGGCTTTCGCTCTCTGCACACTCAGAGCAGGCCACTGGGCGCTCCACGTATGAATCAGAAATCGCTGCTGTTAAAGAGAGACCTGATACCTACAGCTCCCCAGTCAGGCCGAGTCCCTTAAAAGCAAGGATGATGACCAGCCTCGATAGATCACCTCACTCCTTTTCCAGAAGCCCCAAAGAATATTCTGCGGAAAGCTTTTCCAGAGAGCCTATGAGGCCCAGATCAAAGTCCACTTCTCTGTCCTCCCCGCCACAAAAGCCTCCTGTGCCACTGAGGGTCCTTTACCCTCAAGAGTCCCATCTCTCCCCCCAGCCACAGCTGCGTTCACCTCAGCCAGCCAAGGCAGAAGGTCGTCTCAGGCTCCGGCGGCATCTTTCCTTCGACTCCTCCCTGCCATCGATCCGTGTCTCCTACTCGCCAAAGAAGCTTGATGAGGATTTTATAAAACTCTACCATAAGTTTGTCTGCCAGAACCAATCTTTCTTTAATGGCCCTCCCTGCCGTCTCTGTGCTAGAAGCTCTGAGGCCAGCAGAGGCCACTCTTCCTCAGCTTTGGCAGCTCTCGCCTTGTCGCCTCACCGCTCCGTCCTGAGGAAACGCCACAGGGAGTTAGGCTGGGGCGGCCATCCCCAGTCCAAACGCTCACGGGACGAGTGCTGCAAATCCTCCCCCGGGTCCAAACGCCATGGGAATGAGATGCTGAGGCGCTGTCTCGCTCCATCTGAGCTGTCTCATGATGGCCTCTCCTATAGCTCCAGCAGACACGCCACGTTTAACAAATTCAGCACGCAGCTGCGCTCGGCAGATGCACATCAGGAGGCCTGGATGAGACGGGGCCAGCCTGTATCTGCAGCTGAGTTTTCTGGCCTGG gAGTTTCACTCGAGCGCAGTATAGCAAACGGCTACCCCCCcag TGTGCAGAAAATGGTGGTGAGCACGGATCACCTGTAA